In Paracoccaceae bacterium Fryx2, a single genomic region encodes these proteins:
- the galE gene encoding UDP-glucose 4-epimerase GalE — protein sequence MKILVTGGAGYIGSHTLLQLLRERHEVLVFDNYANSSPEALKRVKQLANADFEICEGDIQDAARLSEAFGDFKPESVIHFAGLKAVGESNEKPLEYFAQNVSGSIELLKAMQRHDCRRIVFSSSATVYGEAQYLPYDEQHPLQPTNPYGRTKYFIEEIIRDWAASWKDASAVLLRYFNPVGADPSGRIGEDPNGIPNNLVPYISQVAVGRLQYLNVYGADYDTRDGTGERDYIHVEDLARAHLAAIEFASTSTGCEAINVGTGRGATVIEMVKAFEHASGRAVPYKIGPRRDGDVARSLAAVDKAERLLGWKAKLDIDDMCRTTWSWQSANPNGYNQE from the coding sequence ATGAAAATTCTGGTAACCGGTGGAGCTGGCTATATCGGCAGCCATACGCTGTTGCAGCTTCTGCGCGAGCGGCATGAAGTCCTCGTTTTTGACAACTATGCGAACAGCTCCCCTGAGGCGCTGAAACGTGTGAAACAACTTGCAAATGCTGACTTCGAAATTTGTGAAGGTGACATTCAGGATGCGGCCCGGTTGAGCGAGGCATTTGGCGATTTTAAGCCTGAATCGGTCATCCATTTTGCAGGTTTGAAGGCCGTAGGGGAATCCAACGAAAAGCCTCTGGAGTATTTTGCGCAAAACGTTTCTGGTTCGATTGAGCTCTTGAAGGCCATGCAACGACACGACTGTCGCCGGATCGTGTTTTCATCCTCGGCGACGGTCTATGGCGAGGCGCAATATCTACCTTACGACGAACAACATCCGCTGCAACCGACGAACCCATATGGACGCACAAAGTATTTTATTGAGGAAATCATTCGTGATTGGGCTGCCTCGTGGAAAGACGCAAGTGCTGTTTTGCTCCGGTATTTCAACCCAGTGGGCGCTGATCCGTCTGGTCGAATTGGTGAAGACCCAAATGGCATTCCAAACAATCTGGTTCCGTATATCTCGCAGGTGGCAGTCGGGCGTTTGCAGTACCTGAATGTGTATGGCGCTGATTATGACACGCGAGATGGAACTGGAGAACGCGATTACATCCATGTCGAGGACCTCGCTCGAGCCCATTTGGCGGCCATCGAGTTTGCTTCGACCTCCACCGGGTGTGAGGCCATCAATGTCGGGACTGGACGTGGTGCCACAGTGATTGAAATGGTGAAAGCTTTTGAGCATGCGTCAGGACGCGCAGTGCCATATAAAATCGGGCCACGACGCGATGGCGATGTGGCGCGCAGTCTCGCAGCTGTAGACAAAGCCGAGCGCCTTCTCGGATGGAAAGCCAAGCTCGACATCGATGACATGTGCCGGACAACTTGGAGTTGGCAATCCGCCAATCCGAATGGGTACAATCAAGAATAA
- a CDS encoding transcriptional activator RfaH, which yields MMVHDPGTTWFLAQLKPNCAKIADKNLGRQGFRTFLPMEEETRQRNGKFVTANKPLFPGYIFVALNVAQGLWRRVNSTYGITRLVSFGKDPAPVPLDLVSQIMLRCDADGKVLPPKLLKPGDQVALNTGPFANFVAEVEKIAPDRRVWVLMEIMGGQTRVAVGADQLRAV from the coding sequence ATGATGGTTCACGATCCTGGCACAACATGGTTTTTGGCGCAGCTGAAGCCAAACTGCGCCAAGATCGCGGATAAGAACCTCGGTCGCCAGGGCTTCCGGACGTTTCTGCCGATGGAAGAGGAGACACGTCAGCGCAACGGTAAGTTTGTAACGGCCAACAAGCCGCTGTTTCCAGGCTACATCTTCGTGGCGCTCAATGTGGCGCAAGGGCTGTGGCGCCGCGTCAACTCGACCTACGGCATCACCCGACTGGTGAGCTTTGGCAAAGACCCGGCGCCGGTGCCTCTTGATCTCGTGTCCCAGATTATGCTGCGCTGCGACGCTGATGGCAAAGTGCTGCCGCCCAAGTTGCTGAAACCTGGAGATCAGGTCGCATTGAACACAGGGCCGTTCGCCAACTTCGTGGCCGAGGTGGAGAAGATCGCGCCCGATCGGCGCGTCTGGGTGTTGATGGAGATCATGGGTGGCCAGACGCGGGTTGCGGTTGGGGCGGACCAGCTGCGAGCGGTTTGA
- a CDS encoding IS30 family transposase: MDRRSKHLSSEERGVILAEHNRGSSQQAIGMLLDRSASTICRELVRGRQDDGTYCPQLARLVYDVRRTRCRRARKLIEGDATHRFVHSHLVHRRWSPEQIAHRLRLMHPDDPAARVSHETIYAAIYAQPRGGLKAAMIEALRQAKPVRGRRRTTLAGSAMVPETLRIINRPEEIEARLVPGHWEGDLIKGAFNRSSVGTLVERKTRFVVLCKMNGNGAEAVLDSFTRQMKRLPAALRKSMTYDRGSEMACHPELARRLKIDIWFCDPHAPWQRGSNENTNGLLRQFMPKGTDLSDASQTWLNDVAALMNNRPRKTLGWKTPAEAMAEEMAAFNEAVALAI, encoded by the coding sequence ATGGACAGACGAAGCAAGCACCTCAGCAGCGAGGAACGTGGCGTGATACTCGCCGAACATAACCGGGGCAGCAGCCAGCAGGCGATCGGGATGCTTCTTGACCGGTCGGCGAGCACGATTTGCCGGGAACTGGTGCGGGGTCGTCAGGACGATGGCACCTATTGCCCTCAATTGGCGCGGCTGGTTTACGACGTTCGCCGGACGCGATGTCGGCGCGCTCGCAAGCTGATCGAAGGCGACGCGACCCATCGCTTCGTGCACAGCCATCTTGTTCATCGGCGCTGGTCTCCCGAGCAGATTGCGCACAGACTGCGGCTCATGCATCCCGATGACCCTGCTGCCCGCGTCAGCCACGAGACCATCTACGCCGCGATCTATGCCCAGCCGCGTGGCGGCCTGAAGGCGGCAATGATCGAGGCGCTGCGCCAGGCAAAACCTGTGCGCGGGCGGCGGCGCACGACGCTGGCGGGAAGCGCCATGGTCCCGGAAACATTGCGGATTATCAACCGACCTGAGGAAATCGAGGCGCGGCTGGTACCCGGCCACTGGGAAGGTGACTTGATCAAGGGCGCCTTCAATCGTTCCTCGGTGGGCACTTTGGTTGAGCGCAAGACCCGCTTCGTCGTTCTATGCAAAATGAATGGAAATGGGGCCGAGGCGGTTCTCGACAGCTTCACCCGGCAGATGAAGCGGCTGCCAGCAGCGCTTCGCAAAAGCATGACTTATGATCGTGGGTCGGAAATGGCCTGCCACCCGGAACTTGCCCGCCGACTGAAGATCGATATCTGGTTCTGCGATCCGCATGCCCCCTGGCAGCGCGGCAGCAACGAGAACACCAACGGCCTCTTGCGCCAGTTCATGCCCAAAGGCACCGATCTCAGCGATGCCAGCCAAACCTGGCTCAACGACGTCGCAGCCCTGATGAACAACCGCCCCAGAAAAACCCTCGGTTGGAAAACACCCGCCGAAGCCATGGCCGAAGAAATGGCCGCCTTCAATGAAGCCGTTGCACTTGCAATTTGA
- a CDS encoding IS1380 family transposase, which yields MDHPEGAGLQRADRVEFDSRVRLEFRGTQLSSDGDLLVMRELDDALGLSDLASSALCDTRRGKNTVHRLDGLFRQSVYGRLAGYEDVNDADRLALDPVMRQVVGGRAVDAQAASASQMGRFETETMALVENREALADLNGQWIDRFHDRNGLKFIVLDMDSSVSPTHGDQEGSAWNGHFDCTCYHPNFLFNQFGMLERCALRNGNVHSADGWRDVLDPVIARYAKRDILRFFRADAAYAIPAIYARLEEAGYFYAIRLPANSVLREKIAHRLTRPVGRPSLTKVKRFFEDFHYQAASWDKERRVIAKIEWHPGELFPRVGFIVTNLPMEPDWVMGFYNQRGTADQHIKEGKYAFHWTRLSCRKFRDNEVRLQLHALAYNLATFLRCIELPEEMADWSLTSLQLKLIKIGARVVRHARAITFQLAEVAVTGPMVRAILAPIRRLRAPASCT from the coding sequence ATGGATCACCCAGAGGGTGCGGGCTTGCAGCGGGCAGATCGGGTAGAATTCGACTCTCGCGTGCGGTTGGAATTCCGCGGCACGCAGCTCAGTTCGGACGGTGACCTTCTGGTGATGCGCGAGTTGGATGACGCGCTTGGGTTGTCTGACCTTGCGTCATCGGCGCTGTGCGACACCCGTCGTGGCAAGAACACGGTCCACCGGCTCGACGGGCTGTTTCGGCAGTCGGTCTATGGACGGCTGGCCGGATACGAGGATGTCAACGATGCTGACCGTCTCGCCCTCGATCCCGTGATGCGTCAGGTCGTGGGCGGCAGGGCAGTCGATGCACAAGCGGCCTCGGCCTCGCAGATGGGGCGGTTCGAGACAGAGACGATGGCCCTGGTCGAAAACCGGGAAGCGCTGGCCGATCTGAATGGCCAATGGATCGACCGGTTTCATGACCGTAACGGGCTGAAGTTCATCGTGCTGGACATGGACAGCTCGGTCAGCCCGACCCATGGTGATCAGGAAGGGTCCGCCTGGAACGGGCATTTCGACTGCACCTGCTATCACCCGAACTTTCTGTTCAACCAGTTCGGCATGCTGGAACGCTGTGCCCTGCGCAATGGCAACGTCCACAGCGCCGACGGCTGGCGGGATGTCCTCGATCCGGTGATCGCTCGGTATGCCAAACGTGACATCCTGCGGTTCTTCCGGGCCGATGCCGCCTACGCGATCCCGGCGATCTATGCGCGGCTCGAAGAGGCAGGCTATTTCTACGCCATCCGACTGCCCGCCAACAGCGTCCTGCGCGAGAAGATCGCACATCGGCTGACCCGGCCGGTGGGGCGGCCTTCGCTGACCAAGGTCAAACGCTTCTTCGAGGATTTCCACTATCAGGCCGCGTCCTGGGACAAGGAGCGCCGCGTAATCGCCAAGATCGAATGGCATCCGGGCGAGCTGTTCCCCCGCGTGGGCTTCATCGTCACCAACCTGCCGATGGAGCCGGACTGGGTGATGGGCTTCTACAACCAGCGCGGCACGGCCGACCAGCACATCAAGGAGGGTAAATATGCCTTTCACTGGACACGGCTGTCATGCAGGAAGTTTCGCGACAACGAGGTCCGACTGCAGCTGCACGCGCTGGCCTACAACCTGGCCACCTTCTTGCGCTGCATCGAACTGCCCGAGGAAATGGCCGACTGGTCGTTGACCAGCCTGCAATTGAAACTGATCAAGATCGGGGCCCGCGTCGTGCGT